GCGCGACTCGGGCCTGCGGCACAACGAGGCCGGGTCCGTCTTCCACCGCGCCCTGGTCGACGTGCTGGTGCGGCCCGCGGTGGACCTGATCGGCGAGGACCTGCCCGGCCTGGCCGAGGACGTGCGCCACGAGCTGGTGCGCAGCCCCGACCTGGCCCGCGCCGCCGCCGCGCTCTGGCCCGTGCTCACGCCGGAGCAGCTGCTGGCCGACCTGTACGGGGGCCGCTGCCTGGCCCTGGGCCGGCCCGAGCTGCTGCGCGCCGACCCGCGGGCGTGGACGGTCTCGGACGTGCCGCTGCTCGACGAGGCCGCCGAGCTGCTGGGCACCGACGGGGAGCGGGAGCGCCGCGCGGCCCGGGAGCGGCGCGAGGCCGTCGAGTACGCGCAGGGCGTCCTGCACGTCGTGGACACCGACGCGGAGATCGACGAGGAGGAGCTGCGCGCGGTCGACCTGGTGAACGCGGAGTGGCTGGCCGACCGGCACACCCCGCCGGATTACCGGGTGACGGCCGAGCGCGCCGCCGCCGACCGGGAGTGGACCTACGGGCACGTGGTGGTCGACGAGGCGCAGGAGCTGTCCGCGATGGACTGGCGGGTGCTGGCCCGCCGCAGCCCCAACCGCTCCATGACCGTCGTCGGCGACCTCGCCCAGCGCCAGGCGGCGGCGGGTGCCCGCAGCTGGCACGAGGTGCTGGACCGCTACGCGCCCGACCGGTGGCGCTACCGGCGGCTGACGGTCAACTACCGGACGCCCGCGCCGATCATGGCCTGCGCCGCGCGGGCGCTGGCCGAGGTCGACCCGGGCGCGGTACCGCCGACCTCGGTGCGCGACGGTGAGCCGCCGGTCGAGGTCACCGGCGCCGACCCGGAGTCCTTCCGACCCGACGAGGGCACGTTCGCGGTGATCGGCGTGGACGGGCCGCTCACCCCGCGCGCCGCCAAGGGCCTGGAGTTCGACGTGGTCGTGGTGCTCGACCCGGAGCGGATGGACCCGGCCGAGCGGTACGTCGCGCTCACCCGCGCCACCCGCCGGCTGGTGGTGGTCCGGACGTGACGGCGGTGTCCGGCACGTCCGGGTTGCCCGAACCGCTGGTGTAGCGTGCGCGCCTGCGGAGCCGGGGAGCGCGGGGGGATTCGACGTGTCGGTCGTGGACGGGGACCCGGTGGTGGACGGAACGGCGGCGTCGGCCGCCCCGCGGTCGCGCGCGTTCGCCGAGGCGGTGCTGCCGCAGGCGCCGCCGAGCGCGCTGCCGCGCGGGCGGCTCGCCGCGGGCTACGGCGCGGCGTTCGCGGCCGCGATGGCGTTCCAGCTGCTCATGCCGGCGGGCTGGTCCCGCCTGGAGCGCGTCTGGGCCGAGGACGGCGCGCGCTTCCTGCTCGACGGCATCACCCAGCCGTTCACGGCGAACCTGGTCGCCCCCTACGGCGGCTATCTGCACGTGCTGCCGCGCCTGGCCGCGGAACTGGTGTCGGTGCTGCCGCTGGAGTGGGCCGCGGTGGCGTTCACGGTGCTGGCCGCGGTGCCGCGGGCCCTGGTCGCGCTGCTGGTGTTCACCGCCTCCGGCGGGTACCTGCGCCCGCTGCCGGTGCGGTTCGCGCACGCCGCGCTGGTGGTCGTGCTGCCCGCGGGCAACTCCGAGCCGCTGGACAACGTCGCCAACCTGCACTGGTTCCTGCTCTACGGGGTGTTCTGGGCGCTGCTGTGGCGGTCCGGGCCGCGCGTGCCCGTGACCGCCTTCGTGGTGCTGGCCGCCCTGTCCAGCCCGCTGGTGTTCGTGCTGGTGCCGGTCGCGCTGCTGCGCCTGGCGGTGCCGCGCGGCCGGGTCGTCCCGCTGGCCTTCCTCGCCGCGGCGGCGGTGCAGGGCCTGGTGATGGTGTTCGCCGAGCGGACCCCGTACTCGCACGACCCGGCGGACCCGGTCCAGGTGCT
This portion of the Saccharothrix syringae genome encodes:
- a CDS encoding UvrD-helicase domain-containing protein, whose product is MTTGELSAEQERISFLHARLDRERAAARAGLDAALRDRHEQRWQREVAVRTLSERVSRLEVADEGLCFGRIDDAGGGRTYVGRVGLFDEEDDYEPLLTDWRAPAARPFYTATAANPEGITRRRHFRVRGRVLEGIHDDDLHVTSETLLAALDAPRSGAMRDIVATIQAEQDEVIRLPHRGILVIEGGPGTGKTAVALHRVAYLLYTRRERLSRQGVLVVGPNPGFLRYIGEVLPSLGETDVVFATPGELFPGVRTDREDSPELQALKGDLAAVDLLRAAVADREELPAEPVPVELTDVTVPLTAPLVARARQVARDSGLRHNEAGSVFHRALVDVLVRPAVDLIGEDLPGLAEDVRHELVRSPDLARAAAALWPVLTPEQLLADLYGGRCLALGRPELLRADPRAWTVSDVPLLDEAAELLGTDGERERRAARERREAVEYAQGVLHVVDTDAEIDEEELRAVDLVNAEWLADRHTPPDYRVTAERAAADREWTYGHVVVDEAQELSAMDWRVLARRSPNRSMTVVGDLAQRQAAAGARSWHEVLDRYAPDRWRYRRLTVNYRTPAPIMACAARALAEVDPGAVPPTSVRDGEPPVEVTGADPESFRPDEGTFAVIGVDGPLTPRAAKGLEFDVVVVLDPERMDPAERYVALTRATRRLVVVRT